The genomic segment CTAATAACTAGCCACTGGTCTACTCCTCCGAGTTTTATTTTTTCCATTTCTGCTACACTATTTTCAACAAGTTCTCCTTCAGAGTTTACTATATTTTTGGTCTTGGCTGGCCAAAATATTAAAATTCCTAAAGTAATAAATAGTATTCCTAGAAAAATAAGCAATTTGTTATTTTTTATTTTCAACAATTTATTTCCCCCTATCAAATTTATTTGTGTATTTATATATAATTGTCCATTAATAGTTATTATCCTTCTATTGTTACTATAATATTATTTATTTAGTAAATTTAATCTATTAAAGATGATAAATTCAATCAAGTTTATAAGTTTTAATGCAGGACTTTTTATACTTACAACTAATATTAACTTATATACTTTTTTTAATAAAATTTGATTGAGGTGAAGAAAATGAAGCTATTAATAAAAATCATCTTATTTGGTGGGATAATAATAGTAGGATTTTTGTTATTTTCTTTTTTATATCATAACTATCAATTAAGAATTGAAGCTGAAAAATATCCTCCACCAGGAAAGTTAGTTGAAGTAAATGGCCATAAGATGCATGTATTTACTGAAGGTAACGGTGAAATTACTCTAGTATTTATGGCTGGTGGTGGTACAAGTAATCCCACTATAGATTTTAAACCTTTATGGATGAAATTAACTGATAAATATAGAATAGCAGTAGTAGAAAAAGCAGGTTATGGGTGGAGTGAAACTTCCTCAAATTCAAGAGATGTAGATATAATGCTTGAAGAGACAAGAAAAGCTTTAAGACAATCAGGTGAAGAAGGGCCTTATGTACTTGTAGCCCATTCACTTTCAGGATTAGAAGCAATTTATTGGGGGCAGAAATATCCTAATGAAATACAGGGGATTATCGGACTTGATATGGCAGTTCCAGATGTTTATTTAGATTCTTCGTTTGAGTTGCCCAGTAGTAGTGAGTTGAATATAATGTATTTAGTATCAAGAATAGGATTATCTAGATTTATGAGTAGAAAAAATTTAGATAAAAATTTTCCTTTGTTAAAATCTGATGAATTATCTAAAGAGGATAAAGAAAAATTTATATCACTTTTTTACAAAAGTTCTTATACAAAAAACATGTTAAATGAGGTTGATTATATTAAAAAAAATGCAATTAAGGTAAAATCAAAGAAAGTACCTATTAATATTCCTATGTATTTTTTTATAGCTGAGGATAATAATATAAATATAGTACCAAGTTGGGAAAAGAATTTATCTGAATATATTTCAAAAATAAATTCTGGAAAGAAAAAATTGCTGGATTGTGGACATTATATGCATCATGAAAAATCAGAGATTATAGCAGATGAAATAAAAAAATATATAATTTCAAAAAATCCTTTAAAACTTGAGTGAATCACTATATAATAGAATATAGATTTAGCAAAAAAAATACTAGGAGGAATAATAATTATGAAAAAGAAAATTATTTTTTTAGCACTTATAATGTTAATATTTTCACTTACGATTATAACAGGTAATATTAATGCAAATGAAATGTCTCTAGAAATTGGAATAATGCCAGCAGTTGACTCAGCTCCCATTTTATTAGCTCAGGAAAAAGGTTATTTTGCAGAAGAGGGGCTTGATATAAAAGTTGATGTTTACACAAATGCAGTTAATAGACAGACTGCTTTACAAACTAATAAATTAGATGGGGCAATGACTGATTTGATAGCATTTGTTAATAATGTGAATAATGATTTTCCTGTAAAAATAACTACAACAACTGATGGAAGTTTTCCGATATTAGTAAGTAAAGATTTTAAAGAAAAAGAAGAAGTAAAAATTGGGATGATGGAAGTAAGTGTAACAAATTTTTTAGCAGAACAATTTTTAAAAGATAAATATAAATTAAATAAAATCTATATCCCAGCAATACCTGCTCGTTTGGAAATGCTTAAATCAGGTCAATTAGAAATGGCAGTTATTCCAGAACCACTTGCTTCAACTGCTGAGCTACAGGGATTAGAAAAGAGAATATATAAAAATGACTATGATTATATGCCAGAAGCTATGATTTTTACTGAAACTGCTCTTAGTAAAAAAGATAAAGAAATCAGTATTTTTCATAAGGTATATAATAAGGCAGTAAAAGAAATAAATGAGGATGATCAAGAAGCAAGAGAGGTTTTAATTAAAAGCTTAGATTTACCAATAAAAATAAAGAATTTAATAACAATGCCGGAATACCATTTAACAAGAATTCCAAGTGAAGATTATTTAAATAAAGTAATTGAATGGGTAGAAAAGACTGATAAAAGTCAAATTGAAATTGATTATAATCAGGTAGTGGAAGGGAAGTATAGTAGTCAATGATTAAGGTGAATAATTTAAATTTTGCCTATCAAAAGGAAAAAGTTTTAAAAAATATTAATTTAGAACTTAAAAAAGGAGAAAGTCTTGCTGTAATCGGCCCATCTGGCTGTGGTAAGACTACACTCCTTTATTTATTAGCAGGACTAAAAAAAGCAAAAGATGGAGAAATAAAAATAAATTCAAAAGAAATTAATGGTGTAAGGAATAATACAGCTGTTATTTTGCAGGATTACGGTCTTTTCCCCTGGAAAACAGTTTATCAAAATTTAGCTTTAGGATTAAAAATTAGAAAATTTAATAAAAAGAAGATAAAAAAAACAGTTAATGCTGCTTTGAAAAGACTTGATATATTTGATCTTAAAAATAATTATCCGGCCGAATTAAGTGGAGGCGAAAAACAAAGAGTTGCAGTAGGGCGTTCTCTGGTCATTAAACCGGATTTATTATTAATGGATGAGCCTTTATCTGCTCTGGATGCCCTAACTAGAGAAAAGATGCAAAATTTAATTATAGATATTTATAAAAGAGATAATTTTTCTTTTATAATTGTAAGTCATGATATTGCTGAAGCTGCTTTTTTAGGCCATAAAATTGCAGTAATGAAAGAAGGAAAGATTATTGAAGTTTTAAAAAATCCTCACTTTGGCGAAAAGAACTTGAGAGAAAAAGAAGAGTTCTTTGAACTACAAAAGAAATTAAGAAAGTTAATGATAGTATAAATAAAGGAGTAATAATAAGATGGAAAAAAACATAAAAAGTAATAGTTATGCTTTAATAATCATAATCTTTTGTTGGTACATATTATATTTTACTATTGATTCAGCAATTATTGCTTCGCCTTTAGCAGTTCTAAAAACCTTTATTGATAATTTTAGTTCTGAAATTATACCTCATCTTTTTATGAGTTTATATAGAATAAGCATTGCAGTAGCATTTTCTCTCTTTTTAGGTGTTATTATTGGAATAATTACAGGGATGCACCCCAAAATAGATAAATATTTTGCTCCATTAATATATCTTTTATATCCTATTCCAAAGATTGCTTTTTTGCCAATTTTTATGCTTTTATTTGGATTGGGAGATCTTTCTAAAATTATTTTATTAATTGTTATTGTTATTTTTCAAATTATTGTAACAACAAGAGATGGAGTAAAAGGAATTGATGATAAATACTTTGCTTCAGCTCGTTCTTTAGGTATGAATAAGTATGATATTTATCGGCATTTAGTATTTCCTGCTGTTTTACCTGGAA from the Halanaerobiales bacterium genome contains:
- a CDS encoding alpha/beta hydrolase; the protein is MKLLIKIILFGGIIIVGFLLFSFLYHNYQLRIEAEKYPPPGKLVEVNGHKMHVFTEGNGEITLVFMAGGGTSNPTIDFKPLWMKLTDKYRIAVVEKAGYGWSETSSNSRDVDIMLEETRKALRQSGEEGPYVLVAHSLSGLEAIYWGQKYPNEIQGIIGLDMAVPDVYLDSSFELPSSSELNIMYLVSRIGLSRFMSRKNLDKNFPLLKSDELSKEDKEKFISLFYKSSYTKNMLNEVDYIKKNAIKVKSKKVPINIPMYFFIAEDNNINIVPSWEKNLSEYISKINSGKKKLLDCGHYMHHEKSEIIADEIKKYIISKNPLKLE
- a CDS encoding ABC transporter substrate-binding protein, producing the protein MKKKIIFLALIMLIFSLTIITGNINANEMSLEIGIMPAVDSAPILLAQEKGYFAEEGLDIKVDVYTNAVNRQTALQTNKLDGAMTDLIAFVNNVNNDFPVKITTTTDGSFPILVSKDFKEKEEVKIGMMEVSVTNFLAEQFLKDKYKLNKIYIPAIPARLEMLKSGQLEMAVIPEPLASTAELQGLEKRIYKNDYDYMPEAMIFTETALSKKDKEISIFHKVYNKAVKEINEDDQEAREVLIKSLDLPIKIKNLITMPEYHLTRIPSEDYLNKVIEWVEKTDKSQIEIDYNQVVEGKYSSQ
- a CDS encoding ABC transporter ATP-binding protein, which encodes MIKVNNLNFAYQKEKVLKNINLELKKGESLAVIGPSGCGKTTLLYLLAGLKKAKDGEIKINSKEINGVRNNTAVILQDYGLFPWKTVYQNLALGLKIRKFNKKKIKKTVNAALKRLDIFDLKNNYPAELSGGEKQRVAVGRSLVIKPDLLLMDEPLSALDALTREKMQNLIIDIYKRDNFSFIIVSHDIAEAAFLGHKIAVMKEGKIIEVLKNPHFGEKNLREKEEFFELQKKLRKLMIV
- a CDS encoding ABC transporter permease; translated protein: MEKNIKSNSYALIIIIFCWYILYFTIDSAIIASPLAVLKTFIDNFSSEIIPHLFMSLYRISIAVAFSLFLGVIIGIITGMHPKIDKYFAPLIYLLYPIPKIAFLPIFMLLFGLGDLSKIILLIVIVIFQIIVTTRDGVKGIDDKYFASARSLGMNKYDIYRHLVFPAVLPGILTSLRITIGTSIAVLFFAENFAVEYGIGYYIMNSWSMVNYSKMYSGIIAVSILGFFLFKLIDILENKFCSWK